The following are encoded together in the Triticum dicoccoides isolate Atlit2015 ecotype Zavitan chromosome 6B, WEW_v2.0, whole genome shotgun sequence genome:
- the LOC119322888 gene encoding glycine-rich protein 2-like isoform X1 — protein MAMEARMKGTVKWFNDTKGFGFISPDDGSEDLFVHQSSIKADGFRSLAEGEVVEFAVSEGDDGRTKAVDVTGPDGSFVQGGAGGGGGGGGFGSRGGGGSRGGGGFGGRGGDGSGGYGGGYGGGGGGGWGGQRRSGGGGAGGACFKCGEPGHMARDCSVNGPAGGGGGGGNCYNCGEPGHIARDCPTSSGFGGGGGGRFGGGGGGGGDRSCYNCGEPGHISRDCTK, from the exons ATGGCGATGGAGGCGCGGATGAAGGGGACGGTCAAGTGGTTCAACGACACCAAGGGGTTCGGCTTCATCTCCCCCGACGACGGCAGCGAGGACCTCTTCGTCCACCAGTCCTCCATCAAGGCCGACGGCTTCCGCTCGCTGGCCGAGGGCGAGGTCGTCGAGTTCGCCGTCTCGGAGGGCGACGACGGCCGCACCAAGGCCGTCGACGTCACCGGCCCCGACGGATCCTTCGTgcagggcggcgcgggcggcggcggtggcgggggcggCTTCGGATCCCGTGGCGGTGGCGGATCTCGCGGCGGCGGGGGCTTCGGCGGCCGCGGCGGGGACGGATCTGGCGGCTACGGAGGTGGGtacggtggtggcggtggcggaggctggggcggCCAGAGGAGATCCGGCGGTGGAGGCGCCGGTGGGGCCTGCTTCAAGTGCGGGGAGCCTGGCCACATGGCCAGGGACTGCTCGGTCAACGGCCCCGCTGGTGGCGGCGGC ggcggcggcaactgcTACAACTGCGGCGAGCCGGGCCACATCGCGAGGGACTGCCCCACCAGCAGCGGctttggcgggggcggcggcgggaggttcggcggaggaggcggcggcggcggcgaccgctCCTGCTACAACTGCGGCGAGCCCGGCCACATCTCCCGCGACTGCACCAAGTGA
- the LOC119322888 gene encoding glycine-rich protein 2-like isoform X2 — protein sequence MAMEARMKGTVKWFNDTKGFGFISPDDGSEDLFVHQSSIKADGFRSLAEGEVVEFAVSEGDDGRTKAVDVTGPDGSFVQGGAGGGGGGGGFGSRGGGGSRGGGGFGGRGGDGSGGYGGGYGGGGGGGWGGQRRSGGGGAGGACFKCGEPGHMARDCYGGGGGGGGGYGSGGGGNCYNCGEPGHIARDCPTSSGFGGGGGGRFGGGGGGGGDRSCYNCGEPGHISRDCTK from the exons ATGGCGATGGAGGCGCGGATGAAGGGGACGGTCAAGTGGTTCAACGACACCAAGGGGTTCGGCTTCATCTCCCCCGACGACGGCAGCGAGGACCTCTTCGTCCACCAGTCCTCCATCAAGGCCGACGGCTTCCGCTCGCTGGCCGAGGGCGAGGTCGTCGAGTTCGCCGTCTCGGAGGGCGACGACGGCCGCACCAAGGCCGTCGACGTCACCGGCCCCGACGGATCCTTCGTgcagggcggcgcgggcggcggcggtggcgggggcggCTTCGGATCCCGTGGCGGTGGCGGATCTCGCGGCGGCGGGGGCTTCGGCGGCCGCGGCGGGGACGGATCTGGCGGCTACGGAGGTGGGtacggtggtggcggtggcggaggctggggcggCCAGAGGAGATCCGGCGGTGGAGGCGCCGGTGGGGCCTGCTTCAAGTGCGGGGAGCCTGGCCACATGGCCAGGGACTGCT acggcggcggcggcggaggaggcggcggctacggcagcggcggcggcggcaactgcTACAACTGCGGCGAGCCGGGCCACATCGCGAGGGACTGCCCCACCAGCAGCGGctttggcgggggcggcggcgggaggttcggcggaggaggcggcggcggcggcgaccgctCCTGCTACAACTGCGGCGAGCCCGGCCACATCTCCCGCGACTGCACCAAGTGA